The sequence CCCCGATGAGGCACAAGGAAGGGCAGTGGAAGCCCTCTCTAATGCTGGACAACCGGTGATTCAAATATTTGTTGAAGAAATTTATAATTTAGGCCAGGAGTTTTTCCGGTGGGAAATTGCAACCGCTGTTGTAGGGTCCATCCTTAGGATTAACCCGTTTAACCAACCGGACGTTGAAGCCAGTAAAATTGAAACAAAAAAATTGACCGGTGAATTTGAAAAAAATGGTTTCCTTCCATCGGAGGCCCCGATTTTAAAAGAGGGACCCCTACAACTTTTTGCAGATCCAAAAAATGAAAAGGCTCTTTTAAAAGAGTTGGGAAATGAAAAAACCTTGTTCGGTTTTCTCAAGGCCCATTTAAATCGGCTAACCCCTGGGGATTATTTTGGTGTTTTGGCCTATATCGAAATGAATTCGGCCCATTTTGACGTCCTACAAGAAATAAGGCATGCTGTTCGGGATAAAAAACAGGTGGCAACCTGTCTTGGATTTGGACCCCGTTTCCTTCATTCCACAGGCCAAGCCTACAAAGGGGGGCCAAATTCAGGAGTTTTTTTACAGATTACTTGTGAAAATGAAAAAGATGTAGCGATTCCAGGTCAAAAATTTTCCTTTGGAATTGTCAAAAACGCACAGGCCCGGGGGGATTTTCAGGTTTTAGCCGATCGGGGCAGAAGGGCTTTAAGGGTTCACATTGGAGTGGATGTGAAAAGGGACTTAATAACGCTCAGGGATCTGATTAAAAGGATATTAGAATAACCGTTATCTTTTTCTGTGATGAAATCTAACGAAACCTCTCCTATCATTTGGATATTAATTTCAGTGGCTTCTCTGGTGATCATCATCGCAGGACTCCGTGCGGCACAATCCATTGTTGTTCCCTTTCTTCTGGCGGGATTTATCGCTTTAATTTTTGCTCCATCCTTATTTTGGTTGCAGCGAAAACGCATTCCAATCCTGGGTGCGTTATTGATCATTTTTGTCGTTATTTTTTTGGCTGGGATTGGAGCGGCCGCCATCATCGGTATGTCTCTTGATGATTTTTCAAAGGCTTTGCCAGAATATCAGGAGCGACTAACAGAGGGAAAAAACGAGGTGCTCCAAGGGCTTGCGAAAACAGGGTTCAATATTACGGAGAAAGGATTATTAAAATCAATCAATCCCGGTTCCGCCATGGATCTAATTGGTGGCCTTTTGAGCGGTTTAGGGGGCATGCTCAGCAATTCCGTTTTAATTCTACTCACAGTCATTTTTATTTTATTGGAGGCAGCAGGTTTTCCAACCAAATTAAGGTCTGCATTGGGGCCAAAAGCAACGTTTGTTCATTTTGACAAATTCAGTCAAAAAATTCAGAGCTACCTGGTGATTAAAACCATTATTAGTCTTATTACAGGATTAGTCATTGCCGGTTGGCTTGCGGTTTTGGGTGTGAATTTTCCTCTGCTTTGGGGGTTTTTGGCTTTTGTTCTAAACTTTATTCCTAATATCGGTTCCATCATCGCGGCTGTTCCCGCAGTGGTCCTCGCATTGATTGATCTGGGGATTGTTCCTTCTTTTTTAGTCATCAGCGGATACGTTGCGGTTAATGTGGTGATGGGTAACGTGGTTGAACCCCGGTTTTTGGGAAGGAGTCTTGGGTTATCGCCTTTGGTGGTTTTTCTTTCATTGGTTTTTTGGGGGTGGGTGCTTGGGCCGGTGGGAATGGTGTTGTCCGTTCCCTTGACCATGATGGTAAAAATTGCCCTCGATAGCCGGGAGGACACCCAATGGATGGCAATGCTATTGGGATCAGGACCTCCGGCAGGAAAATCTTGAAGTTAAGAATTAGAGAAAAAAAGAATTTTTTTTAGAGGTGGGTCTAAGTATAAGAAAAGCCGTTTAATCCAAAAATTTTTCCAGTGTTTGTAATGCGGACTCCCGGATCAGAGAGCATTCTTCGACTTTGGCTAATTTTATACAGCGTCTATATTCATTCCTACCCGATAACTCAGTCAAACGGGTGAGAATCGGGTTTGGAAGGGCTCCTGCGTAGTGACCCAGGATTTGGGCGGCAAACCATCGTTTTTCCCAGTTTTGATCATTAAGGTTTTCTTCCAAGGTTTTAAGAGAGTCAGAATTAATTTTAAAAGGTAAAACCGGTCCTTCATTAACTTCCCATGAAAATTGTCTTTCCGTTTTTCGTTTAAAATCGATTCGAAGGGGTGTCAGTTGACCTTTTGTCACCCGAACCGTTACCTTTTCGGAAATGTGTCCCCCAACATCGCCAATGGTGTTCACGAGGGATTGGGGGAGAAGTTTGATTGTAGTTTCGTGAGATCCCGGAGGAAGAGCAATCCGAATTCGCCTCATTCTTGTGGGTGCCCGGAGGGTTTCTGATAATTTCTTCCCTAACTGCCGCTGTCCCAACAACATTTCTTGGCCTTTCTCAGAACGGTAAATGGCCCATCCCGTCACGCACCGTGTGCAATAAACATCAATAAATCCTTTTTCACTTTCTTTTGAAAGGTGGTCAAAAAGGATTACATTCCTTTCCTTTGATTTGGAACTGCAGGCTGTGAGGGTTAGACAAGAAAAAAGTCCAATAACCATAAAAAGAATTAAAATTAATTTAGTATGTATGAAGAGAGTTTTCATTTTTCCTTTTAACCTCCATGGCATTATATCGACTGAGGGAG comes from Nitrospiria bacterium and encodes:
- a CDS encoding AI-2E family transporter, with the protein product MKSNETSPIIWILISVASLVIIIAGLRAAQSIVVPFLLAGFIALIFAPSLFWLQRKRIPILGALLIIFVVIFLAGIGAAAIIGMSLDDFSKALPEYQERLTEGKNEVLQGLAKTGFNITEKGLLKSINPGSAMDLIGGLLSGLGGMLSNSVLILLTVIFILLEAAGFPTKLRSALGPKATFVHFDKFSQKIQSYLVIKTIISLITGLVIAGWLAVLGVNFPLLWGFLAFVLNFIPNIGSIIAAVPAVVLALIDLGIVPSFLVISGYVAVNVVMGNVVEPRFLGRSLGLSPLVVFLSLVFWGWVLGPVGMVLSVPLTMMVKIALDSREDTQWMAMLLGSGPPAGKS